In a single window of the Silurus meridionalis isolate SWU-2019-XX chromosome 8, ASM1480568v1, whole genome shotgun sequence genome:
- the fam167aa gene encoding protein FAM167A → MSIKTMSVPQTLRVTLKNPDENSSGSVIQDDHLSSLKALTEKLHLETKRPSHMQWRFQLESQRPKALDTSVAVKEAQIRSWSSLKWTKLSVDFPINKLQRHPSERLKGFGSVTEALEWLRKELKEMRVQDQHLALQLIHLHGDLNKVKIEQACKQHRKMLNDATFELEERYEMLDLLCDVPVTSGFGLSAPLKLIGITKMNISSRRFSLC, encoded by the exons ATGTCCATAAAGACGATGTCAGTCCCACAGACCCTAAGGGTAACCCTAAAAAATCCAGATGAGAACAGTAGTGGTTCAGTGATTCAAGATGACCATCTCTCCAGTTTGAAGGCTTTGACTGAGAAGCTACATCTTGAGACAAAGAGGCCTTCACATATGCAATGGCGGTTTCAGCTAGAGAGCCAGAGACCCAAAGCTCTGGATACCTCAGTGGCTGTTAAAGAAGCACAGATACGATCCTGGAGTTCTCTGAAGTGGACAAAATTATCAGTGGACTTTCCTATAAACAAGCTCCAAAGACATCCATCTGAGAGGCTGAAAGGTTTTGGAAGTGTGACTGAAGCACTGGAGTGGCTTAGAAAAGAGTTG AAGGAGATGCGTGTACAGGACCAGCACCTAGCTCTTCAGCTTATTCATCTGCATGGTGATCTTAACAAGGTGAAAATTGAGCAGGCTTGTAAACAGCATCGCAAGATGTTAAATGATGCTACGTTTGAGCTGGAGGAGCGCTATGAGATGTTGGACCTGCTTTGTGATGTTCCTGTCACATCTGGATTTGGCCTCTCTGCACCACTCAAGCTCATCGGCATCACAAAGATGAACATCAGTTCCCGTCGCTTCTCCCTGTGTTAA